Within Runella rosea, the genomic segment TGATGCATTTCAGGCGGCGGTAAATGCGGGCGTGAACAGGTTGGGCGTAAGCAAACGCGACAGTTTGGTCAAAGCCAACCTCGGCCTTCTGCAACGCAATACGTATACCTACCTCCGTCCGGAGTTTATTCGTTCTTTTGAAATCGGCTACAAAGGCCTGTTTTTTCAGAAACGTTTGTTTGTTGACGCAGACTTTTATTACAATCGCTACCAAGATTTTATGGCGCAGGTAGAAGCCAATATCCCGAATGTTTCTACGCCAGATTCGCTAGGTTATATCATGCTCGACCGCTCCAAACAGCAGCGTTATCGCCTCTGGACCAATTCCAAAACCATTGTTCGCAATTATGGGGCGAGTCTTGGTGGTCGGTATCGGTTTACGCAGGGGTGGTTTGTGTCCGTCAATGCCACTTACACCCAACTCGACCGCAAAGAAGCAAATGACGGCTTGGAAGATGGATTTAATACCCCGCAATGGATGACCAATGTCTCCGTTAGCCACGCCAATTTGTTTAAAAATATTGGTTTTGGACTTAGCTACAAACACCAAAGTCAATTCTATTACCAATCGTTTTTGGTCAACGGCAATGTGCCTGCCATCAACGTTTTTGACGGACAGATTACTTATTCATTACCTAAACAAAAAGTGGATTTCAAACTCGGCGGCACCAACCTCCTCAACCGCTATTATTACTCTATCCTCGGCGGTCCGCAGATCGGCGGTTTTTATTACGTTACGCTGACGTATCGGTAGGATAATAGAAGTTATTTGCCAATATTCCCTGTACCCAATAGGTTTTGAATAACAGGCTCCAAGGCCATACCAATAATCACCATCAGAATTGACCATAATGTAAATAATAGCCAGTTATTTTTTACTATTTCAAATTTTTATTCCTTTACCCCCATCTTCCGAAATTTCTTGATCCGGTGGAATGTGAGATAATTGGCGTCGTGGTTGTTGTGGGCGCCGCCTTGGCCGTCGTCGAAAGCCGTGCGAGATAGGAAGATGATGTCTTTGCCTTCAAAAAGCCAATCTACGTACTGGAAGCCGTGTTTGATGATTTCTGGATGTTGCAAAAGAATGGTTCGTAAGTCCCAATTACGCAAATCTTCGGAACTGAAAAGCGCTTGGGTGTTACGGATACTCGCTGGGTTTTTACCTAGATTAGCGGCCTTGATTTCCTGCGGAATATAATTGGCAATGGTCCAGTATAGTTTGGATTTGGGGTCGTACCGAATGCTGAATTTTTTGCTCCCGCCTGGGAATTTGACAAAGCCTGTGTTAGAATCAAAGGTGGCGGTTTTACCGTCGGCGCTGATTTTTACGAAGGCGGCTTTTTCCTCCAACGTTGATTTGTCATCTACGCGTAGCACATCCCACAATTGCCCTGTGGGGTCTACGACGGCGTTTCCTTCAATCCAGGCGCCAAAATTTCCGTTAAGCAAGGTCGAATCATAACGCAATACGTTGCTGCTTGTCCAGTTGGCAGCCTTCATGGGGTCGGCCCCCAGGGGGATGGACATCATGAAAGCACCGTAGCGTTTCCCCCATTTTTTGATGGAGCCCATAGCATCCTCCATGGCGCGCCAGAGGCGGCCGTTGTGTTCAATCAGTGGCATGGGTGCGCAGTGGTATTCGCCCGCTAAAAGTAGGCCGTTTTCGCCGTCGGTTGGCTCGGTCCAAGTCACGCCGCCGTCGGTAGATTTTCGGATGATGGTGTTGCCGTGGTGCTTACTCGTTCCCATGAAATATAACCCTTTTTCATGCACGAAGAGTTTTGACCAAAATTGACCGTTGATTTCAGAAATCTGGGTCCATGTTTTGCCTTTGTCTTTGGAGCGATAAATTCGGGAGTTTGGGCGTTCAAACTCATTGGATTTCGGGCCAAACAAATCGTGCGATGCCAGATAATCGCCGTTGGATAAAATACAAATACTAGGGGAGCCGATGTATAAACCCGAGGCCGCCGGACTGTATGCCACCACCGAACCAGGAACCTGGGCGGTAGCAAAAATCCATGAAATCAGGAAAAACAAAACTAGGAAACAGTGTTTTTTCATAGTCGGGTGGAGTGATTTAAGCAAAAATGATAAACACCTTTAAAAGGCAAAGTCTTGCTGAAAATACCGACATAAATTAACGAGAGTCCTTATCAAAGAAACCCCAAAACGTTATTCGACAGCTTCCTGATACCATTTTTCAAAATTGCCGGGCGGTTGCCATTTGGACTTAGGTTCGTAGTAATTCCAGAGTTGTTTGCTGATTTTGCGCAACAAAACATAGCCTTCATTCTGAGAAGTCCAGCTTTCATCGAGGTTGTTTTTGGTAATGACGCAGTACACATACTCGCCGTGGGGGGCGTGGACGAGCACTGCCTCCGAGCGCGAGCGATTGACGGCTCCGTTTTTACAGGCCGTTTTGATGTCGGGCGGGAGTTGTGAAAGCCCTTCGCCGTCCCAGTATTGGCGGGTGAGGTTGCGGTACATCCGGTCGGAGGCGTCGGGGCTGATGGCGCGGCCCTGTCGAATCATGGCAAACAATTCGGCCATTTCGCGGGGGCTGGTTTGGCCCCAGCCGTAGCGGGTACGGTTGGCTTCGCGCCCGGGCGTACGCGAGTTGACGCGCGTGGCCGTAAAACCGTTTTTGTCGAGCCATTCGTTGATGGATTTTCCGCCACCTGCCAAGGCTTGGCACCAAAGGCTACCCGTATTGTCGCTGACGGTTTCCATAAGCATGACCACTTCGCTGAGCGGAATTTTAGCCCCGTCTTTCAACGAACCCACAATATCGTCTTCGTAATGCAACGAGTCTTTGTAGGTAAGAATAGCGTTGTAGCGAAGTTCTCCTTTGGCGATTTTGTCAAACAGCCCGCACTGAATCGGCACTTTAATCATGCTCGCCGTAGGAAACAGCGTATCGGCGTTGATTTCGACAATTTTATTGGTTTTTAGATTACGTACATACACGCCCACATCGCCCCTAAATCCTTTGATGGCTTCCTGAAGTTGCGCCGTTAGTTTTTTGTCCACCTTGGCATTTTGTACGGCCGAAGGTTGGGCTTTTGTTTGTAAAACAGTGATAAAGAGGAGAAAGAAAAATAGGTGTTTTTTCATTGATGAAGTGATATATATATATTGAAATAACCGTAATTAATTCAAACTTTTCTCCAAAACAATCTTAGGTGTACCAGCATTATCGGCCAGTATGCCCACGATGTTGAAGTTGTGCTTCAGGTTTAAAATCAACATGTTGCGCCATTTGTTGTAGGTCATGGTGCGTACTGTGTGGTAGCCGTTGGCGCGGCACCACTCGTGTTGTAGCTCCATTAAATGACCCGCAATTCCCTGACCTCGGTGGGTGGGCAATACGCAGCCCAACCAACTGTAAAAATGTCCTTCCTTGCGTCGATAGCCCATTTTGTAGCCGATGGCCTCATCGTTTTCGTACGCAATGAGGGTCAAAAGGTGAGGGGTTTCGTTGATTTCTCTAATGAGTTGGGTGCGTTCTTGCCCGTCAAAAACCTGAAAATGTAGCGTTAGAACTGCTTCTAAA encodes:
- a CDS encoding sialidase family protein; the encoded protein is MKKHCFLVLFFLISWIFATAQVPGSVVAYSPAASGLYIGSPSICILSNGDYLASHDLFGPKSNEFERPNSRIYRSKDKGKTWTQISEINGQFWSKLFVHEKGLYFMGTSKHHGNTIIRKSTDGGVTWTEPTDGENGLLLAGEYHCAPMPLIEHNGRLWRAMEDAMGSIKKWGKRYGAFMMSIPLGADPMKAANWTSSNVLRYDSTLLNGNFGAWIEGNAVVDPTGQLWDVLRVDDKSTLEEKAAFVKISADGKTATFDSNTGFVKFPGGSKKFSIRYDPKSKLYWTIANYIPQEIKAANLGKNPASIRNTQALFSSEDLRNWDLRTILLQHPEIIKHGFQYVDWLFEGKDIIFLSRTAFDDGQGGAHNNHDANYLTFHRIKKFRKMGVKE
- a CDS encoding serine hydrolase gives rise to the protein MKKHLFFFLLFITVLQTKAQPSAVQNAKVDKKLTAQLQEAIKGFRGDVGVYVRNLKTNKIVEINADTLFPTASMIKVPIQCGLFDKIAKGELRYNAILTYKDSLHYEDDIVGSLKDGAKIPLSEVVMLMETVSDNTGSLWCQALAGGGKSINEWLDKNGFTATRVNSRTPGREANRTRYGWGQTSPREMAELFAMIRQGRAISPDASDRMYRNLTRQYWDGEGLSQLPPDIKTACKNGAVNRSRSEAVLVHAPHGEYVYCVITKNNLDESWTSQNEGYVLLRKISKQLWNYYEPKSKWQPPGNFEKWYQEAVE
- a CDS encoding GNAT family N-acetyltransferase; translated protein: MIEYKTFINQLPEAVLEAVLTLHFQVFDGQERTQLIREINETPHLLTLIAYENDEAIGYKMGYRRKEGHFYSWLGCVLPTHRGQGIAGHLMELQHEWCRANGYHTVRTMTYNKWRNMLILNLKHNFNIVGILADNAGTPKIVLEKSLN